One window of Anaerolineales bacterium genomic DNA carries:
- a CDS encoding AAA family ATPase, producing the protein MHLNELTPHFFRAFGNSAPIVFSEKITIFYGGNGSGKSSFAEALEWLFYGYTKRRRKGDNFSKNEYKDSYINKGCPTGDAPYVEANVTFRDGTAHILKRIMNIDDRGRIIETDMKLFVDENEVSDFLSLDVSSDAQCPVVVQHGIQDFIHARPIDRYRTISEALGLADLTKFKDVLEKAKNQFKNNPPQKVIEAKQKLKQASKDLEEIQLNDIAKRWQKKEIEVDENVDLQTIISKAKQLTDSLTDSAGDLLKDVKEHQLLEMSKLFDVTPYRPLTNQDTILQEMSKKVIDLAQRNDDLYATASELANVMVATYSEKHLEFWRQGLALVNPSAEISDSQNEVVECPFCGENTLSASKLAEIHSRSTSGQELDEKRQKLRGALTFLQNVVIAIHELLPRVGFDVIPTEKVQTLKKMFSRGEKQLDEFVKYNKECVETLAEIKSRVTELIQVVKTLQSQDFSPEESLTSVESVVILVRELTNLFPKTDISLRKYSKTFTEFQPILQGELSDEKTVAIFTSLINLLSVKPHFDLVIRARNFDADILKSQQQADGYILERQREMVQKREQDILVWYGLLSPNPDVKFTGLIPGKDEYNLKATAFGRELNAAASLSQSQLNCLGLSVYIPSIVAPEAPFEFIVFDDPVQAMDDEHHESFLMKVVPELLRNRNRQVIVLTHLKPTADRLRSLNYERSPIYYKFDKLTSSGPRIKEHIVFKDEIDQIRDLSGGDEENRKLAVDRIRVLCEIIMREAHIKINNNSMPDNLQNPRQMFQAFRKLNGVTVGHAKNLEDTIGWSDKSHHTDTTWQVPNGVDIELHIERLQSIIGSLGLRSDRE; encoded by the coding sequence ATGCACCTCAATGAGCTTACTCCACATTTTTTCAGAGCATTTGGAAATAGCGCTCCAATTGTATTTTCAGAAAAAATCACCATCTTTTATGGCGGCAATGGTTCCGGCAAAAGCAGCTTCGCTGAGGCACTGGAATGGCTTTTTTATGGATATACCAAGCGTCGTCGTAAGGGAGATAACTTCAGCAAGAATGAATACAAGGATAGTTATATAAACAAAGGTTGTCCAACAGGTGATGCGCCGTATGTTGAGGCAAATGTTACTTTTCGAGATGGCACTGCTCATATCCTGAAGAGAATAATGAATATTGATGATCGTGGACGCATAATTGAAACCGACATGAAACTTTTCGTTGACGAAAATGAGGTTTCTGATTTCCTCTCATTGGATGTTTCGTCGGATGCTCAATGCCCTGTAGTAGTTCAACATGGTATTCAAGACTTTATTCATGCGCGCCCCATTGATCGCTATCGTACGATTTCCGAAGCGCTTGGACTGGCTGACTTAACAAAATTCAAAGATGTTCTTGAGAAGGCTAAAAATCAATTTAAAAACAACCCTCCTCAAAAAGTGATTGAAGCAAAACAGAAATTAAAACAAGCATCCAAGGATTTGGAAGAAATTCAACTAAATGATATCGCCAAACGCTGGCAAAAGAAAGAAATAGAAGTAGATGAGAATGTTGATTTACAAACCATTATCAGTAAAGCTAAGCAACTTACCGATAGCTTGACAGACAGTGCTGGTGATTTGTTGAAAGACGTTAAGGAACACCAATTGCTCGAGATGAGCAAGCTATTTGACGTGACTCCGTATCGTCCATTGACTAATCAAGATACGATATTACAAGAGATGTCGAAGAAGGTCATTGATCTAGCCCAAAGAAATGACGATTTGTATGCCACAGCAAGCGAATTAGCAAATGTAATGGTTGCAACATATTCCGAAAAACATCTTGAATTCTGGCGACAAGGCCTGGCATTGGTAAATCCGTCAGCCGAGATTAGCGATTCACAGAACGAAGTTGTCGAATGTCCATTCTGTGGAGAAAACACCTTGTCAGCGAGTAAATTGGCTGAGATTCATAGCCGCTCTACGAGTGGTCAAGAATTGGATGAAAAACGGCAGAAATTGAGAGGGGCTTTAACTTTTCTACAGAACGTGGTTATAGCAATTCATGAATTATTGCCCAGGGTTGGGTTTGATGTCATTCCGACTGAAAAAGTTCAGACCCTGAAAAAGATGTTTTCTCGAGGAGAGAAACAGCTTGATGAGTTTGTAAAATATAACAAAGAATGCGTTGAAACACTTGCGGAGATAAAAAGCAGAGTTACGGAGCTTATACAAGTAGTGAAAACATTGCAAAGTCAAGATTTTTCGCCTGAAGAATCGTTAACATCAGTGGAATCTGTCGTTATTCTTGTACGAGAATTGACAAATCTTTTCCCCAAAACAGATATTAGTTTACGAAAATATTCAAAGACCTTCACTGAATTTCAGCCAATTCTGCAAGGGGAACTTTCAGACGAAAAGACAGTCGCAATATTTACTAGTTTGATTAACCTTCTTTCAGTGAAACCACACTTTGATTTAGTGATTCGAGCAAGAAACTTTGATGCAGATATATTAAAATCACAGCAACAGGCTGATGGATATATTTTAGAACGTCAAAGAGAAATGGTTCAAAAAAGAGAACAGGATATCCTTGTCTGGTATGGGTTGCTTTCGCCAAATCCCGATGTGAAATTCACTGGGTTAATACCGGGTAAGGATGAATATAATCTTAAAGCCACTGCTTTTGGTAGAGAATTAAACGCCGCAGCATCTTTGAGTCAATCGCAATTGAATTGCCTTGGCTTGAGCGTTTATATTCCAAGTATCGTAGCGCCTGAGGCGCCATTCGAATTCATTGTTTTTGACGATCCAGTTCAGGCAATGGATGACGAGCACCACGAGTCGTTCCTGATGAAAGTCGTTCCAGAGCTGCTTAGAAATCGAAATCGTCAGGTTATCGTCTTGACGCACTTAAAACCTACCGCAGATCGTTTAAGAAGCCTTAACTACGAACGATCTCCAATTTATTACAAGTTTGATAAACTAACATCTTCTGGACCTAGAATCAAAGAACATATTGTGTTCAAAGATGAAATTGACCAGATTCGTGATTTGTCTGGTGGCGATGAGGAAAACAGAAAATTAGCAGTAGATCGAATAAGGGTTTTATGCGAAATTATCATGCGGGAAGCCCATATAAAAATTAATAATAATTCGATGCCGGACAATCTTCAGAATCCCCGACAAATGTTTCAAGCTTTTCGTAAATTGAATGGTGTAACCGTAGGAC
- a CDS encoding DUF3962 domain-containing protein: MESKRTARPRGNYSTYRRFAYHLVDGSMPSQILWQARFPSEWESELNSIAQYISSKSQKWYLPYRSLGNVLLLTIPSGITPGFDSLWINKTSLRAFITAGDNAPDAAPVTTIVRGWANFEMEQLANLGGSTYAEIHSRLNNLLNGMSPSHLKFQDLKIDLPLDPSGPGVSPENEGYFYKALPAWIVKQLQEKVFYIRDIPFKMIRAQRPDGKGLELVSWPPQPFGNGYLSLVLTIDVQTIPGSTNHPLIYPKLHIRRWVHKPLLTKTASILPANQSTTVMVRTDIPWLPDLVVEKQALAATRILSQRNSDGIYLPAWDDNLPDLLKFIGAQPLISPEEFAESPNRFNTSPEMSCVLNNKIIGWLGKSPIGDGLFPGDLMILHEQVDAELRRIGLARVPDQNLDKLSLARTNRNKNKTIVAWEEIWHSVQVALSSRKNIVFEVFYQYRQTAEAIWAEFVDAFGIANIENIDPFEPKGITVQSSGGYSITFRAVLNNYLSVEIGVGQALKGAQSELVNKVKAEQAEIPFDTVGLSIIELKNYYSSKKRNEQMRDAKRTLRFAFAQTGRLTQFFIPEDTSGSEKEKQKAEALIKTKAHAAVLDIRRQLGYMGNDLSEMLEEVGLQPGTQLIGLNLEVENVSLRSKRLREEAIFFPSAVKITVGQKQILAATPDAKGDSSALSWESYFQAGLRLGTYSGSQLHMGIGNRSEGGQVLERFIEQIIEIEKDRPTLIFVPSNGWRIYWGWLQDKLISFDRMKLNNTIYLPASHGLVGGNTRKIENIRVIRYRFGEVPAYLTLDPTKGSESQAGYGHGVCKIADRTYYSIAQKPDSYQPSYNWSRFSETASGGYKHNARMSALIEVVPAFLQPEDDPDIYARAFHLLRAAASHWVNGFTRHPLPSHLANNLTEDYISMRSSVNTDIDVEEE; this comes from the coding sequence ATGGAAAGCAAACGCACTGCTCGCCCAAGAGGAAATTATTCCACCTATCGTCGCTTTGCATATCACCTGGTTGATGGCAGTATGCCTAGCCAGATTTTGTGGCAGGCAAGGTTTCCTTCGGAATGGGAGAGTGAGTTGAATTCAATCGCTCAGTACATTTCTTCCAAATCCCAAAAATGGTATTTACCGTACCGTTCTCTTGGGAATGTACTTCTCCTCACCATCCCATCCGGCATTACCCCTGGTTTTGATTCCTTATGGATTAACAAAACATCGCTTCGCGCGTTCATTACTGCTGGCGATAATGCACCAGACGCTGCACCTGTCACTACGATTGTACGAGGCTGGGCAAATTTTGAGATGGAACAACTCGCCAACCTGGGAGGTTCTACTTATGCGGAAATTCACAGCCGTCTGAACAATCTATTAAACGGAATGTCACCGTCTCACCTGAAATTTCAAGATTTAAAAATAGACTTGCCCCTTGATCCAAGTGGGCCTGGTGTATCTCCGGAAAACGAAGGTTATTTCTATAAGGCTTTACCTGCCTGGATTGTTAAGCAATTACAAGAAAAAGTGTTTTATATCAGAGATATACCATTTAAGATGATACGAGCCCAACGTCCTGATGGAAAAGGTTTGGAACTGGTGTCTTGGCCTCCGCAACCATTTGGGAATGGCTATCTGTCTTTGGTGCTAACCATCGATGTCCAAACCATACCTGGAAGTACCAATCACCCACTTATCTATCCCAAACTTCATATTCGCAGGTGGGTTCATAAGCCATTGTTGACCAAAACTGCATCCATTCTTCCGGCCAATCAGTCTACAACTGTCATGGTGCGAACAGATATACCTTGGCTTCCTGATTTAGTAGTTGAAAAGCAAGCGTTGGCAGCTACCAGGATTCTCTCGCAAAGGAATTCTGATGGCATCTATTTGCCAGCATGGGATGACAACCTTCCTGATCTATTAAAATTTATTGGCGCTCAGCCTCTCATTTCACCCGAAGAGTTTGCCGAGTCTCCCAATCGTTTTAATACTTCTCCAGAGATGTCGTGCGTTTTGAACAATAAAATAATTGGATGGCTAGGGAAAAGCCCGATTGGAGATGGTTTATTCCCCGGCGATTTGATGATTCTCCACGAACAGGTTGATGCAGAATTAAGGCGCATCGGCCTTGCCCGTGTGCCTGACCAAAATTTGGACAAGCTCAGTCTCGCACGAACCAATAGAAACAAAAACAAGACCATTGTCGCTTGGGAAGAGATTTGGCATTCGGTCCAAGTGGCTCTTAGTTCAAGAAAAAATATTGTGTTTGAAGTCTTTTATCAGTATCGACAGACTGCCGAAGCGATTTGGGCGGAGTTTGTTGACGCATTTGGTATTGCCAACATTGAAAATATCGACCCATTCGAGCCCAAGGGCATTACCGTCCAATCCAGCGGTGGTTATTCAATAACTTTCCGGGCTGTATTGAATAACTACTTATCTGTAGAAATTGGAGTTGGACAGGCCCTAAAAGGCGCGCAATCGGAACTCGTAAATAAAGTAAAAGCAGAACAGGCAGAAATCCCCTTCGATACCGTAGGTTTATCAATAATTGAATTGAAGAATTATTATTCATCAAAAAAACGAAATGAACAAATGCGAGACGCAAAACGAACTTTGCGATTTGCGTTTGCTCAAACTGGTCGTTTGACACAATTTTTTATCCCGGAGGACACAAGCGGAAGTGAAAAGGAAAAGCAAAAAGCTGAAGCGCTTATCAAAACAAAAGCACATGCCGCTGTCTTGGATATTCGTCGTCAACTAGGCTACATGGGCAATGATCTTTCAGAGATGTTGGAAGAAGTGGGATTACAACCTGGGACCCAATTAATTGGATTAAACCTCGAGGTGGAGAATGTTTCCTTGCGATCAAAAAGACTTAGAGAAGAGGCTATATTCTTTCCATCTGCAGTAAAAATAACTGTTGGACAGAAACAAATACTAGCAGCAACGCCTGATGCAAAAGGTGATTCTAGCGCTCTTTCTTGGGAGTCCTATTTCCAAGCCGGATTGAGGCTTGGAACCTACTCTGGTTCTCAATTACATATGGGCATCGGCAATCGTTCTGAGGGTGGGCAAGTGTTAGAACGCTTTATTGAGCAGATAATAGAAATAGAAAAAGATCGACCAACATTGATTTTTGTCCCTTCAAACGGGTGGCGCATCTATTGGGGATGGTTACAGGATAAACTTATAAGTTTCGACCGCATGAAACTTAACAACACTATTTATTTGCCAGCTTCACATGGTTTGGTTGGAGGAAACACACGGAAGATCGAGAATATCCGTGTTATCCGATATCGATTTGGCGAGGTTCCTGCATATTTGACGCTCGACCCAACAAAGGGCTCGGAGAGCCAAGCTGGGTATGGTCATGGTGTTTGCAAAATCGCTGATCGGACTTATTACAGCATCGCCCAAAAGCCTGATTCTTACCAACCATCCTATAACTGGAGCAGATTTTCAGAGACTGCTTCGGGAGGATATAAACACAACGCTCGGATGTCTGCCCTTATTGAGGTCGTTCCAGCTTTTTTGCAGCCAGAGGACGATCCAGATATATATGCACGGGCATTCCACCTCTTGCGCGCTGCCGCATCACATTGGGTAAATGGCTTTACAAGGCACCCCTTACCATCGCATCTCGCGAATAATTTAACGGAAGATTATATTTCAATGAGATCCTCAGTAAATACGGATATTGATGTTGAAGAAGAATGA
- a CDS encoding winged helix-turn-helix transcriptional regulator: MLDINLGTICSEVGIGNSALLITREKGQKVYIELVKHIQASDPANCPIRIIFPENQLMDVSFADEVVIRLQEGLNKDAFGEGQGIILYGLGDDSIENLTAAVKLQKLKIAFMVIKQTGQWDCIGQLEQNLRETLDLLFKQGQLTAPDLARQLGLAVNTASTRLKRLYDMHLIRRDFEITENGLQYIYMFWPLEESKHD; encoded by the coding sequence ATGTTGGACATAAATCTTGGAACGATTTGTAGTGAAGTTGGTATTGGAAACTCTGCTCTCCTGATTACTCGGGAAAAAGGGCAAAAAGTGTATATAGAATTGGTAAAACACATACAGGCTTCTGATCCTGCAAATTGTCCAATCAGGATTATCTTTCCAGAAAATCAACTTATGGATGTGTCCTTTGCAGATGAAGTGGTCATTCGTCTCCAGGAAGGATTAAATAAAGATGCGTTCGGCGAAGGGCAAGGAATTATTTTGTATGGGCTGGGGGACGACTCCATCGAGAATCTGACCGCAGCAGTAAAATTACAGAAGCTCAAAATCGCTTTCATGGTGATAAAACAGACAGGCCAATGGGATTGCATTGGACAATTAGAACAAAACCTGCGGGAAACTCTGGATTTACTTTTCAAACAAGGACAGCTTACGGCGCCAGATTTAGCGAGACAATTGGGGCTGGCGGTGAATACAGCAAGCACGCGACTCAAACGCCTTTATGATATGCATCTCATCCGTAGAGATTTTGAAATTACCGAAAATGGGCTGCAATATATATATATGTTTTGGCCCTTGGAGGAATCGAAACATGATTGA
- a CDS encoding DEAD/DEAH box helicase, whose product MSSPNAFDRLAPFVQEFVYRLGWQELRELQAQAINAIFDSENDVLITTGTASGKTEAAFLPILSLIAQEPMGSIKALYIGPLKALINDQFRRLDLLCEAGDIPIHRWHGDVGSSQKADLIKQPGGVLQITPESIESLFVNKTNHLHRLFGGLQFIVVDEVHSFMESDRGVQLRSQLQRIEKYAKSNRPRRIGLSATVGDTEAAKRWLNPTDPSKVQVIDPDVSLPPTKLSHLHFSLTKEDIPSELLDDLYALTKNKRSLIFCNSRRHVEVLTAELNRRNQRERLPEHFLPHHGSISKEIREDAEVRMRDDDRPSSVVCTNTLELGIDIGQLDLAVQMDSTHTVMSFVQRLGRTGRRQDASRIMQIYTSEIESEAGDEFYERIPFSLLKSLAIVDLFLEGWLEPPLERTVAYNVLYHQMLSRLVETHGSSPKDLVGHFLGSNVFPGVTSQEYADLLKHLGATDHIEQLETGEIILGLAGEKVVRSRDFYAVFTTPPEWDVFHKERILGRISPRPDLAPGTCLLLVGRIWEVKQIFEDKQQVLVEPAKDSRDVMFLGAGIPEMHPRIAQRVLEILLSDKTFSYLDANGQRALADTRRLSLDWGIGQKQIFELPGSWVIFPWTGTRSARTLQYWFQACGLKADFPMMMFPWVMTIAKAEGETREQFTSRLQDVANSGYGLEDIVNMIPVEIQRIQKFDEFIPDHLIARRTGQEWLDWEQARKDLQGIIVSNLYKDQIYQNEK is encoded by the coding sequence ATGTCTTCCCCAAATGCATTTGATCGGCTCGCTCCCTTTGTACAGGAATTTGTCTATCGTCTTGGTTGGCAGGAGCTTCGGGAACTTCAAGCCCAGGCGATTAACGCGATCTTTGACAGCGAGAACGATGTCCTGATCACAACCGGCACCGCCAGCGGCAAGACCGAAGCGGCATTCCTTCCCATTCTGAGCCTGATCGCCCAGGAGCCAATGGGATCGATCAAAGCGTTGTATATCGGTCCGCTCAAGGCGTTGATCAACGATCAATTCCGCAGGCTCGATCTATTGTGTGAAGCAGGCGATATTCCTATCCACCGCTGGCATGGCGATGTGGGCAGCAGTCAAAAAGCCGACCTCATCAAGCAGCCGGGCGGGGTCCTGCAAATTACCCCCGAATCCATTGAGAGTCTATTTGTCAACAAAACCAATCACCTGCATCGTTTATTTGGCGGTTTGCAGTTCATCGTAGTAGATGAAGTCCATTCCTTTATGGAATCGGATCGCGGTGTGCAACTCCGTAGCCAGTTGCAACGCATCGAGAAGTATGCAAAATCCAACCGTCCGAGACGGATTGGTTTGTCCGCCACCGTGGGTGATACGGAGGCGGCAAAGAGGTGGTTAAATCCAACCGACCCCTCGAAGGTGCAGGTCATCGACCCAGATGTCAGCCTGCCCCCAACGAAGTTAAGCCATTTGCATTTTTCTCTTACAAAAGAGGATATCCCTTCCGAACTGCTTGACGATCTCTATGCTCTTACCAAGAACAAACGGTCGCTGATCTTTTGCAACAGCCGTAGGCATGTGGAGGTTCTGACGGCAGAATTGAACCGCCGCAATCAACGCGAACGCCTGCCTGAACATTTCCTTCCCCATCATGGATCGATCAGCAAGGAAATCCGCGAGGACGCGGAAGTCCGCATGCGGGATGATGACCGACCTTCCTCCGTGGTTTGTACGAACACGCTGGAATTGGGGATCGACATTGGTCAGTTGGATCTTGCCGTGCAAATGGACAGCACTCACACAGTGATGTCCTTTGTACAACGCTTGGGACGAACCGGACGGCGGCAGGATGCCAGCCGCATTATGCAGATTTACACATCAGAGATCGAGTCCGAAGCAGGTGATGAATTCTATGAAAGAATTCCCTTCTCCTTGTTGAAGTCATTGGCAATCGTGGATCTCTTCCTCGAAGGCTGGCTTGAGCCGCCCCTTGAGAGAACCGTTGCCTACAATGTTCTCTATCACCAAATGCTTTCCAGATTAGTGGAGACACATGGCAGTTCCCCCAAGGATTTGGTGGGGCATTTCTTAGGCTCGAATGTTTTCCCTGGTGTGACATCGCAGGAATATGCCGATCTACTCAAACATTTGGGAGCTACAGATCATATTGAACAGTTGGAAACAGGCGAGATCATTCTGGGGCTGGCTGGTGAAAAAGTGGTTCGTTCCAGGGATTTCTATGCTGTTTTTACCACTCCGCCGGAATGGGATGTTTTCCATAAGGAACGCATTCTTGGACGGATCAGTCCTCGTCCAGATTTGGCTCCCGGTACTTGCCTCCTCTTGGTGGGCAGGATATGGGAGGTAAAGCAGATATTTGAAGACAAGCAGCAAGTCCTGGTGGAGCCGGCGAAAGACTCCCGCGATGTTATGTTCCTTGGGGCAGGCATCCCTGAAATGCATCCGCGTATTGCTCAGCGTGTTCTGGAAATTCTATTATCTGACAAGACCTTTTCATATTTGGATGCAAATGGGCAACGTGCTTTGGCAGATACGCGCCGGCTCAGTTTAGACTGGGGTATTGGACAAAAGCAGATATTTGAACTTCCTGGAAGTTGGGTGATCTTCCCCTGGACAGGCACACGTTCTGCCCGGACGCTTCAATATTGGTTCCAAGCTTGTGGACTAAAAGCCGACTTCCCCATGATGATGTTTCCCTGGGTTATGACCATTGCCAAGGCAGAAGGTGAAACCAGAGAGCAGTTTACGTCCAGATTGCAGGATGTTGCCAATTCGGGATATGGTTTGGAAGATATTGTCAACATGATCCCGGTCGAGATCCAACGCATCCAAAAATTCGATGAATTTATTCCTGATCATTTGATTGCGAGACGCACCGGACAGGAATGGCTGGATTGGGAACAGGCAAGAAAAGATTTACAAGGTATTATCGTTTCTAATTTATACAAGGATCAAATATACCAAAATGAGAAATAG
- a CDS encoding ATP-binding protein, which produces MSITKREAKTILTSLSAGVVPRTGLRHISVGRLSEVAALKSDLDHNREGGATVRFVIGRFGSGKSFLLQLMRTYALESKFVVADADFSPERRLFGSGDEAIATYRELMKNLSTQTRPDGNALPTIIERWISGIQTSVATESGLDHGSPEFVSQVKSRILSTLNDMQELIHGFDFGSVLAAYYQGYAENNEELKSSALRWMRGEYGTKTEAYAALKIRTIIDSDNFYDYLKVFAIFFRKIGYSGFTVCLDEAAYLYTITNSVSRKNNYEAILSIINDCLQGKAAHIGFIFGGTPEFLEDQRRGLFSYEALRSRLAGNRFLGEGLQDFTGPVIKLSSLTAEEIFVLLQKIREIHLSQAAAPVKMTDQDIHAYMEETLRRMGAREFTTPRELVREFVNLSNLLDQYPEKTWQEIVMGLPAPKEDQPQDVSIPKDEDPLDRFSDFKVS; this is translated from the coding sequence ATGTCGATCACAAAACGCGAAGCAAAAACAATCCTGACTTCATTAAGCGCCGGTGTGGTTCCCCGAACGGGTCTTCGGCACATCTCCGTCGGACGCCTGTCGGAAGTGGCTGCCCTCAAAAGCGACCTGGATCATAACCGGGAGGGCGGCGCGACCGTTCGTTTTGTCATTGGCAGATTTGGCAGTGGTAAAAGTTTTCTACTACAGCTGATGCGCACCTATGCCCTGGAAAGCAAGTTTGTGGTGGCGGATGCGGATTTCTCTCCCGAACGCAGGCTCTTTGGTTCCGGGGATGAAGCCATTGCCACCTATCGGGAATTGATGAAAAATCTCTCGACCCAGACACGCCCGGATGGCAATGCGTTGCCAACGATCATCGAACGCTGGATCTCCGGCATCCAAACCAGTGTCGCCACAGAGAGTGGTCTGGATCACGGCTCCCCAGAGTTCGTCAGTCAAGTGAAAAGCCGGATCCTCAGCACGCTCAACGACATGCAGGAACTGATCCACGGTTTTGATTTTGGTTCCGTCCTGGCTGCCTACTATCAGGGATATGCAGAAAACAATGAAGAATTGAAATCCAGCGCCCTGCGCTGGATGCGCGGGGAATATGGCACCAAGACAGAAGCCTACGCCGCCTTGAAGATCCGAACGATCATTGACAGCGATAACTTCTATGATTATCTAAAGGTGTTTGCCATCTTTTTCCGGAAGATCGGCTACAGCGGCTTCACGGTCTGTTTGGATGAAGCGGCTTATCTTTACACGATCACCAACAGTGTTTCCCGAAAAAATAATTACGAGGCTATCCTCTCGATCATCAATGATTGTTTGCAGGGCAAGGCGGCACATATTGGCTTTATCTTTGGCGGAACACCCGAATTTCTGGAAGATCAACGTCGCGGGTTATTCAGCTATGAGGCATTACGCTCCCGTCTGGCAGGTAATCGTTTTCTCGGGGAGGGATTGCAGGATTTCACCGGACCAGTTATCAAGTTATCTTCCCTAACCGCGGAAGAGATTTTCGTCCTGCTCCAAAAGATCCGCGAGATCCACCTAAGCCAGGCTGCAGCTCCGGTGAAAATGACAGACCAGGATATCCATGCCTACATGGAGGAAACGCTGCGCAGGATGGGCGCCAGGGAATTTACCACGCCGCGTGAACTGGTGCGTGAGTTTGTCAATCTATCGAATTTGCTGGACCAGTATCCGGAGAAGACCTGGCAGGAAATTGTCATGGGCTTGCCGGCACCGAAGGAAGACCAGCCGCAAGATGTTTCAATCCCAAAGGATGAAGATCCATTAGATCGTTTCAGCGATTTCAAAGTGAGCTGA